From the genome of Gammaproteobacteria bacterium, one region includes:
- a CDS encoding LapA family protein yields the protein MKIFTYICVLLAILLGVSFSLLNADTVTVNYLVGSAVLPVSFLIIFSIALGAILSFFFCMLSLLRQKSTARGLRKKIESLEKMMDTISTINKKE from the coding sequence ATGAAAATCTTCACTTATATATGTGTATTACTCGCCATATTATTGGGAGTCAGTTTTTCTCTTCTAAACGCGGATACAGTTACAGTTAATTATCTTGTAGGCAGTGCAGTGTTGCCAGTTTCGTTTCTTATTATTTTCTCGATTGCATTGGGTGCAATATTAAGCTTTTTCTTTTGTATGCTAAGTTTACTTCGCCAGAAATCTACTGCTCGCGGCTTAAGAAAAAAAATCGAATCATTAGAAAAAATGATGGATACAATTTCTACTATCAATAAAAAAGAATAA
- a CDS encoding tetratricopeptide repeat protein, with protein sequence MDLSAFLFIFLLMVIGVYCFLQFNRRHSKKHTLHKDYLAGLNFLLNEQPDKAADIFTDLFEVNKDTVETYLALGNFFRKRGEISKATRIHQNLVTHTQLPKKIRIEALSALGEDYLKAGVLDRAERIFQEVLSLDPEAQSALSNLLEIYQQEKAWHEAIAVAEKLLPLNNEKNYKKIIAQYNCEVAEAYFSSGDSENAELFLKRALKINDQCARALKVELKSFSSYRCDHCGYISKRFSWLCPSCKNWEEICPYEKV encoded by the coding sequence ATGGATCTGTCAGCCTTTTTGTTTATTTTTTTGTTAATGGTGATAGGAGTTTATTGTTTTTTACAATTTAATCGACGACATTCCAAAAAACACACCTTGCACAAAGATTATCTTGCTGGATTAAATTTCTTATTAAATGAACAGCCTGATAAAGCGGCAGATATCTTTACTGATCTCTTTGAGGTGAATAAAGACACAGTAGAAACCTATTTAGCATTGGGGAACTTTTTCAGAAAACGCGGGGAGATTAGTAAGGCAACACGAATTCACCAAAATCTTGTTACCCATACGCAATTACCTAAAAAAATACGCATCGAGGCGTTGAGCGCGCTGGGAGAAGATTATTTAAAAGCAGGTGTTTTGGATAGGGCGGAAAGAATATTTCAAGAGGTACTTTCTCTTGATCCAGAAGCGCAATCGGCATTAAGCAATTTGTTGGAAATTTACCAACAAGAAAAAGCGTGGCATGAAGCTATTGCAGTTGCAGAAAAATTATTACCGTTGAATAATGAAAAAAATTATAAAAAAATTATTGCACAGTATAACTGTGAAGTGGCAGAAGCTTATTTTTCTTCGGGTGACAGTGAGAATGCTGAGTTATTTTTGAAGCGAGCATTAAAAATTAATGATCAATGTGCTCGCGCATTAAAAGTGGAATTAAAGAGCTTTTCTAGTTATCGTTGTGATCATTGCGGTTATATAAGTAAAAGATTTTCTTGGCTATGTCCAAGTTGTAAAAATTGGGAAGAGATTTGTCCTTATGAAAAAGTATGA